Proteins encoded by one window of Inmirania thermothiophila:
- a CDS encoding class I SAM-dependent methyltransferase, which translates to MSRSGADRRSRLRRLRAWCRSPQGRVWQAAAGAALEEVLPGLFGYHIVLLGPLCPGADLLAASRIRHRIVAGEPGWGGEAGLWARPEALPLASDSVDAVVLAHTLEFAAAPHQVLREVERVLIPEGHVVVLGFHPWSPWGAAWLAGRRRGGPWGERLLSPVRVRDWLALLGFDVVAERRLLRRPPLPAEGLLLRLRWLERPMARLRPPAGAYLLVGRKRVLTLTPVRPRWRRRAVTVPGLIKPTARGMR; encoded by the coding sequence GTGTCGAGGTCGGGCGCAGATCGGCGATCGCGTCTCCGCAGGCTGCGCGCCTGGTGCCGCAGTCCCCAGGGGCGGGTCTGGCAGGCGGCGGCGGGGGCGGCGCTGGAGGAGGTGCTGCCGGGCCTCTTCGGCTATCACATCGTGCTCCTCGGCCCCCTCTGCCCCGGGGCGGATCTGCTGGCGGCGAGCCGCATCCGCCACCGCATCGTCGCCGGCGAGCCGGGCTGGGGCGGCGAGGCGGGGCTGTGGGCGCGGCCCGAGGCCCTGCCCCTGGCCTCGGACAGCGTCGATGCGGTGGTCCTCGCCCACACCCTGGAGTTCGCCGCGGCGCCGCACCAGGTCCTGCGGGAGGTGGAGCGGGTGCTGATCCCGGAGGGGCACGTGGTGGTGCTGGGCTTCCACCCGTGGAGCCCGTGGGGGGCGGCCTGGCTCGCGGGCAGGCGCCGCGGCGGGCCCTGGGGCGAGCGGCTGCTCTCGCCGGTGCGGGTGCGGGACTGGCTGGCGCTGCTGGGCTTCGACGTGGTCGCCGAGCGGCGGCTGCTGCGGCGCCCGCCGCTGCCGGCCGAGGGGCTGCTGCTGCGGCTGCGCTGGCTGGAGCGGCCGATGGCGCGGCTGCGCCCGCCCGCCGGGGCCTACCTGCTGGTGGGGCGCAAGCGGGTCCTGACGCTGACGCCGGTGCGCCCGCGCTGGCGGCGGCGCGCGGTGACGGTGCCGGGGCTCATCAAGCCCACGGCGCGGGGGATGCGGTGA
- a CDS encoding lytic transglycosylase codes for MRRLSGLAFIAAALAGCAGLEARRDPAPTAPPVVLPAGPPSLVVAPQHPAVLAGPPEPAAAVCDDGSHAPAAARVQWDLWARLRGGLALPRLAHPRVQAELRWFGDHPDYLERVAERARPYLRLILEAVEARGMPSEIALLPVVESGFQPFAYSPGRAAGLWQFIPATGRRFGLRQDWWYDGRRDVLEATRAALDYLERLHETFDGDWLLALAAYNAGAGTVQRAVRANHRRGRPVDFFSLDLPPETAAYVPRLLAVAEAVARPDAFGLRLPEIPDEPVLEVVELDGQIDLALAAELAGIDIETLYRLNPAYNRWATPPEGPHRLLLPREAAPRLRQALAELPPERRVRWVRHRIRGGESLLTIARRYRTTVEVLRRTNGIRGNLIRAGDHLLVPVASRAPEAYVLSAEARRRRTLAREEPGRRVVHTVRRGESLWGIARRYGVSVARLARWNGIAPADPIRPGDHLVLWLPQAAPTPARAAPPARVQKVRYTVRRGDSLAAISSRFRVRVDEVVEWNGIDPDRYLQPGQELILYVDVTEQSSS; via the coding sequence TTGCGCCGGCTGTCGGGCCTCGCCTTCATCGCCGCCGCGCTCGCGGGCTGCGCCGGGCTCGAGGCCCGGCGCGACCCGGCGCCGACGGCCCCGCCCGTGGTCCTGCCCGCCGGCCCACCGAGCCTGGTGGTGGCACCGCAGCACCCGGCGGTGCTGGCCGGGCCGCCCGAGCCCGCCGCCGCGGTCTGCGACGACGGCAGCCACGCCCCCGCCGCCGCCCGCGTGCAGTGGGACCTCTGGGCGCGGCTGCGCGGCGGCCTCGCCCTGCCGCGGCTGGCGCACCCGCGCGTGCAGGCCGAGCTGCGCTGGTTCGGCGACCATCCCGACTACCTCGAGCGCGTCGCCGAGCGCGCGCGCCCCTACCTGCGCCTGATCCTCGAGGCCGTGGAGGCGCGGGGCATGCCCTCCGAGATCGCGCTGCTCCCGGTGGTGGAGAGCGGCTTCCAGCCCTTCGCCTACTCGCCGGGACGCGCCGCGGGGCTGTGGCAGTTCATCCCGGCCACGGGACGGCGCTTCGGCCTGCGCCAGGACTGGTGGTACGACGGCCGCCGTGACGTGCTCGAGGCCACCCGCGCGGCGCTCGACTACCTAGAGCGGCTGCACGAGACCTTCGACGGCGACTGGCTGCTGGCGCTTGCGGCCTACAACGCCGGGGCCGGCACGGTGCAGCGGGCGGTGCGCGCCAACCACCGCCGCGGCCGCCCGGTGGACTTCTTCTCCCTCGACCTGCCGCCCGAGACCGCGGCCTACGTGCCGCGGCTCCTCGCCGTGGCCGAGGCGGTGGCCCGGCCCGATGCCTTCGGCCTGCGCCTGCCCGAGATCCCGGACGAGCCGGTGCTGGAGGTGGTGGAGCTCGACGGCCAGATCGATCTCGCCCTGGCGGCGGAGCTCGCCGGCATCGACATCGAGACCCTCTACCGCCTCAACCCCGCCTACAACCGCTGGGCCACACCCCCGGAGGGGCCGCACCGGCTGCTGCTGCCGCGCGAGGCGGCGCCGAGGCTGCGCCAGGCCCTCGCCGAGCTGCCCCCCGAGCGGCGCGTGCGCTGGGTCCGCCACCGCATCCGCGGCGGCGAGAGCCTCCTCACCATCGCCCGCCGCTACCGTACCACCGTGGAGGTCCTGCGCCGGACCAACGGGATCCGCGGCAACCTCATCCGCGCCGGCGACCACCTGCTGGTGCCGGTGGCGAGCCGCGCCCCCGAGGCCTACGTCCTCAGCGCCGAGGCGCGCCGCCGCCGCACCCTCGCCCGCGAAGAGCCCGGACGACGGGTCGTGCACACCGTGCGCCGCGGCGAGAGCCTCTGGGGGATCGCCCGCCGCTACGGGGTCTCCGTGGCGCGGCTTGCGCGCTGGAACGGCATCGCCCCCGCCGACCCCATCCGTCCCGGCGACCACCTCGTGCTGTGGCTGCCGCAGGCCGCGCCCACCCCCGCTCGCGCGGCCCCGCCGGCCCGGGTGCAGAAGGTGCGCTACACCGTGCGCCGCGGCGACAGCCTCGCCGCCATCTCCAGCCGCTTCCGCGTCCGCGTCGACGAGGTCGTGGAGTGGAACGGCATCGACCCCGACCGCTACCTGCAGCCGGGCCAGGAGCTGATCCTGTACGTGGACGTCACCGAGCAGTCGAGCTCATGA
- a CDS encoding SIMPL domain-containing protein produces MRRRPRPGILLAAALLAPLAAAEPPSGPRLELAATAAVEAVPDRVVLRLEAAAEGARREDAVAAAEDAGRALRRALAGLGETRRAVRLDRVGLSAHPLGDPRAAPPARWRATLALRLEAPPELLPRLEALLARPAGAVAVTGQEAALGPQARRAAEDAAAREAVRVLQRRAAAVACALGGYAAAPARVRIATGGPAGPGPLRALAAEGPVLAAESPVEVTVRAEGEFVLAPGGDCP; encoded by the coding sequence ATGAGGCGCCGCCCGCGACCCGGCATCCTGCTCGCGGCCGCCCTCCTCGCCCCACTCGCGGCGGCCGAGCCGCCGTCCGGCCCGCGCCTGGAGCTTGCCGCCACCGCCGCCGTGGAGGCCGTGCCGGACCGCGTCGTCCTCCGTCTCGAGGCCGCGGCCGAGGGCGCACGGCGGGAGGACGCGGTGGCCGCGGCCGAGGATGCGGGCCGGGCCCTGCGGCGCGCCCTCGCCGGCCTGGGCGAGACCCGCCGCGCGGTGCGGCTCGACCGCGTGGGGCTGTCGGCGCACCCGCTCGGCGATCCGCGCGCCGCACCGCCCGCGCGCTGGCGGGCGACGCTGGCCCTGCGGCTGGAGGCCCCGCCGGAGCTCCTGCCGCGCCTCGAGGCCCTTCTCGCCCGGCCCGCGGGGGCGGTCGCGGTCACCGGCCAGGAGGCCGCCCTCGGCCCGCAGGCGCGCCGCGCCGCCGAGGACGCGGCGGCGCGCGAGGCGGTGCGGGTGCTGCAGCGGCGGGCGGCGGCGGTGGCGTGCGCCCTCGGCGGCTACGCCGCCGCCCCGGCGCGGGTGCGCATCGCCACCGGCGGCCCCGCGGGGCCGGGCCCGCTGCGGGCGCTGGCCGCGGAGGGGCCGGTCCTCGCCGCCGAGTCGCCGGTCGAGGTCACGGTCCGGGCCGAGGGCGAGTTCGTCCTCGCCCCGGGCGGCGACTGCCCGTGA
- a CDS encoding pyridoxal-phosphate-dependent aminotransferase family protein encodes MVATSAQTQASAVQAFRPPRRILMGPGPSDVHPRVLQAVAAPTIGHLDPDFVALMEEVKGLLRRTFRTGNILTFPVSGPGSVGMETCLVNLIEPGDTVVVCRNGVFGQRMEQIARRCGAEVVTVDAPWGRAVDPEALEAALARNPRASLVAFVHAETSTGAQSDAQALAEVAHRHDCLVVADTVTSLGGTPVEVDAWGLDAVYSGTQKCLSCVPGLSPVTFGERALERVRGRRTPVQSWFMDVGLVADYWAGEGRRTYHHTAPVNAVYALHEALRLLHEEGLERAWARHRLHHEALKAGLEALGLAFVVPEAERLPQLNAVRIPEGVDDAEVRTRMLREHGIEIGAGLGELAGRIWRIGLMGYGAREDNVLACLRALGQVLAELGRDVSAEAAVEAARACYLSAPRR; translated from the coding sequence ATGGTGGCGACATCCGCGCAGACGCAGGCATCGGCGGTGCAGGCCTTCCGCCCGCCGCGGCGCATCCTCATGGGGCCCGGCCCCAGCGACGTGCACCCGCGGGTGCTGCAGGCCGTGGCGGCCCCCACCATCGGCCACCTGGACCCGGACTTCGTGGCCCTGATGGAGGAGGTCAAGGGCCTGCTGCGCCGCACCTTCCGCACCGGCAACATCCTCACCTTCCCGGTCTCGGGGCCCGGCTCGGTGGGTATGGAGACCTGCCTCGTGAACCTGATCGAGCCGGGCGACACGGTGGTGGTGTGCCGCAACGGCGTCTTCGGCCAGCGCATGGAGCAGATCGCGCGGCGCTGCGGCGCCGAGGTGGTGACGGTGGACGCGCCGTGGGGGCGGGCGGTGGACCCGGAGGCGCTGGAGGCGGCGCTCGCCCGCAACCCGCGGGCCTCGCTGGTGGCCTTCGTCCACGCGGAGACCTCCACCGGGGCGCAGTCCGATGCGCAGGCGCTCGCGGAGGTGGCGCACCGCCACGACTGCCTGGTGGTCGCCGACACTGTCACCTCCCTCGGCGGCACGCCGGTGGAGGTGGACGCCTGGGGGCTGGATGCGGTCTACAGCGGGACCCAGAAGTGCCTCTCCTGCGTCCCGGGGTTGTCGCCCGTGACCTTCGGCGAGCGCGCCCTCGAGCGCGTGCGCGGGCGGCGCACGCCGGTGCAGAGCTGGTTCATGGACGTGGGCCTCGTGGCCGACTACTGGGCCGGCGAGGGGCGGCGCACCTATCACCACACCGCCCCGGTCAACGCCGTCTACGCCCTCCACGAGGCGCTGCGCCTGCTGCACGAGGAGGGGCTCGAGCGCGCCTGGGCGCGCCACCGCCTCCACCACGAGGCCCTCAAGGCGGGCCTCGAGGCCCTGGGGCTTGCCTTCGTGGTGCCGGAGGCGGAGCGGCTGCCGCAGCTCAACGCCGTGCGCATCCCCGAGGGGGTGGACGACGCCGAGGTGCGCACGCGCATGCTGCGCGAGCACGGCATCGAGATCGGCGCCGGGCTCGGCGAGCTGGCCGGGCGCATCTGGCGCATCGGGCTCATGGGCTACGGCGCCCGCGAGGACAACGTCCTCGCCTGCCTGCGCGCGCTGGGGCAGGTCCTCGCCGAGCTCGGGCGCGACGTCTCCGCCGAGGCCGCGGTGGAGGCGGCGCGCGCCTGCTACCTCTCCGCCCCGCGTCGCTGA
- a CDS encoding ferredoxin--NADP reductase has product MARLQPGYNATLLARRDITPRLAIFEVAPDDPQIRFVPGQYTVLGLRRDAPRIPEAVPEAPDGDPAQLIRRPYSICSAAHEPERLEFYVSLLASGQLTPRLWALRPGDRLYVGPQGRGMLTLEQVPETADVLLVATGTGLGPYVSMLRSHAERFPARRIGVIHGARHAWDLGYRAELETYARRFPNLRYLPLVSRPEEDPHWAGPTGRVQQWLEAADFEARLGFPLDPERTHVFLCGNPDMVQDCLERLAARGFREATHRREGNLHAEKYW; this is encoded by the coding sequence ATGGCCCGCCTGCAGCCCGGATACAACGCCACCCTGCTGGCCCGCCGCGACATCACGCCGCGCCTCGCCATCTTCGAGGTGGCCCCGGACGATCCGCAGATCCGCTTCGTCCCCGGCCAGTACACGGTGCTGGGCCTGCGCCGGGACGCGCCGCGCATCCCCGAGGCGGTGCCCGAGGCGCCGGACGGCGACCCCGCCCAGCTCATCCGCCGGCCCTATTCCATCTGCTCGGCGGCGCATGAGCCGGAGCGGCTGGAGTTCTACGTCTCGCTGCTCGCCAGCGGCCAGCTCACGCCGCGGCTCTGGGCCCTGCGCCCGGGCGACCGCCTGTACGTGGGGCCGCAGGGGCGGGGGATGCTGACCCTCGAGCAGGTGCCGGAGACCGCCGACGTGCTCCTGGTGGCCACCGGCACCGGCCTCGGCCCCTACGTCAGCATGCTGCGCAGCCACGCCGAGCGCTTCCCCGCCCGCCGCATCGGCGTCATCCACGGCGCCCGCCACGCATGGGACCTCGGCTACCGCGCCGAGCTGGAGACCTACGCCCGGCGCTTCCCCAACCTCCGCTACCTGCCCCTGGTCTCGCGCCCGGAGGAGGACCCGCACTGGGCCGGCCCCACCGGGCGCGTGCAGCAGTGGCTGGAGGCGGCCGACTTCGAGGCGCGCCTGGGCTTCCCCCTCGACCCGGAGCGCACCCACGTCTTCCTCTGCGGCAACCCGGACATGGTCCAGGACTGCCTCGAGCGGCTCGCCGCCCGCGGCTTCCGCGAGGCCACCCACCGGCGGGAAGGGAACCTGCATGCGGAGAAGTACTGGTAG
- a CDS encoding EAL domain-containing protein, which yields MRGGAVRPPGRPRRPGGLLRALGLAALLLPPAAPLAAPWDARPVRVAIDGDFPPYSFVDEAGRPRGYAVDYFRPLARRSGLRFTLVPYRNWDGLYRAALAREVDVVATMVDRPERRAHFLFTRPYIFKALVVVVRRDDRAIRHLEDLGGRRVALVRGYNASRLLLEQSPDLVPLYVPRLSDAVRAVATGAAEATVGFRAAIAWYRARDRLGDLRVAAYLDPNASNESIAVRADWPGLVDHIQRAMDTISVEEEIELRRHWLTLEPFGLTWSGLRRLAATVAAVLAVLLLWTAHAAHQNRALRRERARLAAAVGELERLRAGLEREVAERTRRLEHLSTHDELTGLGNRRHLQRILTEALARAREGGGGFALLYLDLDRFKYINDTLGHGVGDTLLRQVGERLRAAVPAEQVARFGGDEFTAVLPGAGAAEAVAAAERILRALAEPFEAEGYGRLALRGSIGIALHPVHGEDAEVLLQRADAAMYEAKRAHRGYALSDERIVGETSRTATLEQMLLGAVRELEAGRSPFLLHYQPVIHLAPGRLPSYEALLRWPAAAELGAGPGEFIPLAEETGLIGPIGRWVIEQAVGQGAAWRRAGFPFERIGINLSAVQLADAELEHRLAETLARHGCEARCITLEVTETALVHHPEETAERIRTLGARGYRIAIDDFGTGYSSLVQLRTLPAQVIKIDRAFIANLPASEVDAAIVRATVQVAHTLGAEVVAEGVETEAQYAFLREAGCDAVQGWYTGRPQPPEAWQASPAVARG from the coding sequence GTGCGGGGCGGGGCGGTGAGGCCGCCGGGGCGCCCCCGCCGACCCGGCGGCCTCCTGCGGGCCCTCGGGCTTGCCGCCCTGCTCCTGCCGCCTGCGGCGCCGCTGGCCGCCCCCTGGGACGCGCGCCCGGTGCGGGTGGCCATCGACGGCGACTTCCCCCCCTACAGCTTCGTCGACGAGGCCGGGCGCCCGCGCGGCTACGCGGTGGACTACTTCCGGCCGCTCGCCCGCCGCAGCGGCCTGCGCTTCACCCTCGTGCCCTACCGCAACTGGGACGGCCTCTACCGCGCGGCGCTGGCGCGGGAGGTGGACGTGGTGGCGACCATGGTCGACCGCCCCGAGCGGCGCGCCCACTTCCTCTTCACGCGGCCCTACATCTTCAAGGCCCTGGTCGTGGTGGTGCGCAGGGACGACCGCGCCATCCGCCACCTCGAGGATCTCGGCGGACGGCGCGTCGCCCTCGTGCGGGGCTACAACGCAAGCCGCCTCCTGCTGGAGCAGAGCCCCGACCTCGTCCCCCTCTACGTCCCCCGCCTCAGCGATGCCGTGCGGGCGGTGGCCACCGGGGCGGCCGAGGCCACGGTGGGGTTTCGCGCCGCCATCGCCTGGTACCGCGCGCGCGACCGCCTGGGCGACCTGCGCGTCGCCGCCTACCTGGACCCCAACGCCAGCAACGAGAGCATCGCCGTGCGCGCCGACTGGCCGGGCCTCGTGGACCACATCCAGCGCGCCATGGACACCATCTCCGTGGAGGAGGAGATCGAACTGCGCCGCCACTGGCTGACCCTCGAGCCCTTCGGCCTCACGTGGTCCGGCCTGCGCCGCCTAGCCGCCACCGTCGCCGCCGTGCTCGCGGTGCTGCTCCTGTGGACCGCCCACGCCGCCCACCAGAACCGCGCGCTGCGCCGGGAGCGGGCGCGCCTGGCCGCGGCGGTGGGCGAGCTGGAACGCCTGCGGGCGGGGCTCGAGCGCGAGGTCGCCGAGCGCACCCGCCGGCTCGAGCACCTCTCCACCCACGACGAGCTCACCGGCCTCGGCAACCGCCGCCACCTGCAGCGCATCCTCACCGAGGCCCTGGCGCGGGCGCGCGAGGGCGGGGGCGGCTTCGCCCTGCTCTACCTGGATCTCGACCGCTTCAAGTACATCAACGACACCCTCGGCCACGGGGTCGGCGACACCCTTCTGCGCCAGGTGGGCGAGCGCCTGCGCGCGGCGGTCCCCGCCGAGCAGGTGGCCCGCTTCGGGGGCGACGAGTTCACCGCCGTGCTCCCGGGCGCCGGCGCCGCCGAGGCCGTCGCCGCCGCCGAGCGCATCCTCCGCGCCCTGGCCGAACCCTTCGAGGCCGAGGGCTACGGGCGGCTCGCCCTGCGCGGGAGCATCGGCATCGCCCTCCATCCGGTCCACGGCGAGGACGCCGAGGTGCTGCTGCAGCGCGCCGATGCCGCCATGTACGAGGCCAAGCGGGCCCACCGCGGCTACGCCCTGTCCGACGAGCGCATCGTCGGCGAGACGAGCCGCACCGCGACCCTCGAGCAGATGCTCCTCGGCGCCGTGCGCGAGCTCGAGGCCGGACGCAGCCCGTTCCTGCTCCACTACCAGCCCGTGATCCACCTCGCCCCCGGACGGCTTCCGTCCTACGAGGCGCTCCTGCGCTGGCCCGCCGCCGCCGAGCTCGGCGCCGGCCCGGGGGAGTTCATCCCCCTCGCCGAGGAGACCGGCCTCATCGGCCCCATCGGCCGCTGGGTGATAGAGCAGGCGGTGGGCCAGGGCGCGGCGTGGCGACGCGCAGGCTTCCCCTTCGAGCGCATCGGCATCAACCTCTCCGCGGTGCAGCTCGCCGACGCCGAGCTCGAGCACCGCCTCGCCGAGACCCTCGCCCGCCACGGCTGCGAGGCCCGATGCATCACCCTCGAGGTGACCGAGACCGCCCTCGTCCACCACCCCGAGGAGACCGCCGAGCGCATCCGCACGCTCGGCGCCCGCGGCTATCGCATCGCCATCGACGACTTCGGCACCGGCTACTCCTCCCTGGTCCAGCTCCGCACCCTGCCGGCCCAGGTGATCAAGATCGACCGGGCCTTCATCGCCAACCTGCCCGCGAGCGAGGTGGACGCCGCCATCGTCCGCGCCACCGTGCAGGTCGCCCACACCCTGGGCGCGGAGGTGGTGGCGGAGGGGGTCGAGACCGAGGCCCAGTACGCGTTCCTGCGCGAGGCCGGCTGCGACGCGGTGCAGGGCTGGTACACGGGGCGCCCCCAGCCGCCCGAGGCCTGGCAGGCGAGCCCCGCGGTCGCACGGGGCTGA
- a CDS encoding PEP-CTERM sorting domain-containing protein yields the protein MMRRVLVLLATGSFFAPYAQANVISLFETRFDTDFAYAGVGGLRGTGSGTIQLTGVSGTVQQAYLYWHGPTDSNDPAHNASLLLNGAPVVGSNIGFSDDNFWSRSNSQAYRADVTGLVAGNGNYSISGLIPNDSNGASLVVFFDDGDNTNNVDIVTFDGNDANFANSFDPLGWNISLSGINYTSGSASLVLGVSDGQSFTDGSFLLNGTTLLSGNVFEGTSVPQTPGSSVTNGGLWDILAVDITAFMTPGPVTLTLTHQGVLDALSAIHVSVVLPAGSAPDQPGPLPEPATLALFGLGLAGLGFGRRRMHV from the coding sequence ATGATGAGAAGAGTACTCGTTCTGCTTGCGACAGGTTCGTTTTTCGCCCCTTACGCCCAGGCGAACGTGATTTCCTTGTTCGAAACCCGCTTCGATACCGATTTCGCCTATGCCGGCGTCGGCGGACTCCGCGGAACCGGCTCCGGGACCATCCAGCTAACCGGTGTAAGCGGCACGGTGCAGCAAGCCTATCTTTACTGGCATGGCCCGACAGACTCGAACGACCCTGCGCACAATGCAAGTCTTCTCCTGAACGGGGCCCCGGTGGTCGGAAGCAATATCGGCTTCTCCGATGACAATTTCTGGAGCAGGAGCAACAGTCAGGCGTACCGCGCAGATGTCACCGGCTTGGTCGCAGGCAATGGAAACTATTCCATTTCCGGCCTGATCCCGAACGATTCCAACGGGGCGTCGCTGGTCGTTTTTTTTGATGACGGCGACAACACCAACAACGTCGACATCGTGACTTTCGACGGAAACGACGCCAACTTCGCCAACAGCTTCGACCCCCTCGGATGGAACATCTCCCTGAGCGGCATCAACTATACCTCCGGCAGCGCTTCACTGGTGCTCGGCGTTTCCGACGGGCAGTCTTTTACGGACGGAAGCTTTCTTCTCAACGGAACGACGCTCCTCAGTGGCAACGTATTCGAGGGCACATCGGTTCCACAGACGCCGGGTTCTAGCGTGACCAACGGGGGGCTGTGGGATATCCTTGCCGTAGACATCACCGCATTCATGACACCCGGGCCGGTCACCCTCACACTGACGCATCAAGGGGTTCTCGACGCATTGAGCGCGATTCATGTTTCGGTGGTCCTTCCTGCCGGCTCAGCGCCGGATCAGCCGGGGCCGCTCCCCGAGCCCGCCACCCTGGCCCTGTTCGGCCTGGGTCTGGCCGGACTCGGTTTCGGGCGCCGCCGGATGCATGTATAA
- a CDS encoding sulfurtransferase, giving the protein MLRRLFLTLAALVLAGAARAAPPLVDGAWLQARLGDPDVVIVDMSGDETQYRRFHIPGAVHLPFGALVQRGRDGVVLRVPDARIFALLGQLGIRRESHVVVYDDIGALNAGRLFWELERIGHPKVSVLDGGLVRWILDGRPVTQEVPAPRPAVYRAEGGGRDNEIAHEAVRRLVDEGGAVLLDVRSEAEYVGDPRQPRSGHIPGARFWPWDTTVRWDAGFVLEDPATLEASLAALGIRDKDTPIVTYCRSGHRASQAYFVLRRLGFTRVRLYDGSMLQWSRDPQAPLKRGRAP; this is encoded by the coding sequence ATGCTGCGACGTCTCTTCCTGACCCTGGCGGCCCTGGTCCTCGCCGGTGCGGCGCGGGCGGCGCCGCCGCTGGTGGACGGGGCCTGGCTGCAGGCCCGTCTCGGCGATCCCGACGTGGTGATCGTGGACATGAGCGGCGACGAGACCCAGTACCGCCGCTTCCACATCCCCGGCGCCGTGCATCTGCCCTTCGGCGCCCTCGTCCAGCGCGGCCGGGACGGCGTCGTCCTGCGGGTGCCCGACGCGCGGATCTTCGCCCTCCTCGGCCAGCTCGGCATCCGCCGCGAAAGCCACGTGGTGGTCTACGACGACATCGGCGCCCTCAACGCCGGGCGGCTGTTCTGGGAGCTCGAGCGGATCGGGCACCCGAAGGTCTCGGTTCTGGACGGCGGGCTCGTGCGCTGGATCCTCGACGGGCGGCCGGTGACCCAGGAGGTGCCCGCGCCGCGGCCCGCCGTCTACCGCGCCGAGGGCGGCGGACGCGACAACGAGATCGCCCACGAGGCGGTGCGGCGGCTCGTGGACGAGGGCGGGGCGGTGCTGCTCGACGTGCGCAGCGAGGCCGAGTACGTGGGCGATCCGCGCCAGCCGCGCAGCGGCCACATCCCGGGGGCGAGGTTCTGGCCGTGGGACACCACGGTGCGCTGGGATGCGGGCTTCGTCCTCGAGGATCCGGCGACCCTGGAGGCGAGCCTCGCCGCACTCGGCATCCGCGACAAGGACACGCCCATCGTCACCTACTGCCGCAGCGGCCACCGCGCGAGCCAGGCCTACTTCGTCCTGCGCCGTCTCGGCTTCACCCGCGTGCGGCTCTACGACGGCTCCATGCTGCAGTGGTCGCGCGACCCCCAGGCCCCCCTGAAGCGGGGGCGGGCGCCCTGA
- a CDS encoding pentapeptide repeat-containing protein, whose protein sequence is MRPDRLLSAIALAAALAAPAAGAACTDPPAPRVQWIGCARDGADLRGADLRGAVLTRTRLAGADLAGARLDGADLQDADLAGAQLAGARLSGARLVGARLDGADLTEARLDGARLERASARGAVLRGADLRRAAAYGADFTGADLAGARLAEARLEEALLDRAVLDGADLERAVLRGASLEAASLRGARLTRAVLAGAVLSEADLSQASAERADFADADLGGARLDGARLGLATWSDRSRCAAGSVGRCR, encoded by the coding sequence GTGAGACCCGACCGCCTGCTGTCCGCCATCGCGCTCGCCGCCGCGCTCGCCGCCCCCGCCGCCGGCGCGGCCTGTACCGACCCGCCGGCACCGCGGGTGCAGTGGATCGGCTGCGCCCGCGACGGGGCCGACCTGCGCGGCGCCGACCTGCGCGGCGCGGTGCTCACCCGCACGCGGCTCGCCGGCGCCGACCTCGCGGGGGCACGTCTGGACGGGGCGGACCTGCAGGATGCCGACCTCGCCGGTGCACAGCTTGCAGGCGCGCGCCTCAGCGGCGCCCGCCTCGTGGGCGCACGCCTCGACGGGGCCGATCTCACCGAGGCGCGCCTGGACGGGGCACGGCTCGAGCGCGCGAGCGCCCGCGGCGCCGTCCTGCGCGGCGCGGACCTCCGCCGGGCGGCCGCCTACGGCGCCGACTTCACCGGCGCCGACCTCGCGGGGGCACGCCTCGCCGAGGCCCGGCTCGAGGAGGCGCTCCTCGACCGCGCGGTCCTCGACGGCGCCGATCTGGAGCGGGCGGTGCTGCGGGGGGCGTCGCTCGAGGCGGCGTCCCTGCGGGGGGCGCGGCTGACGCGGGCGGTGCTCGCCGGCGCGGTGCTGAGCGAGGCCGACCTCTCCCAGGCGAGCGCCGAACGCGCCGACTTCGCCGACGCCGATCTCGGCGGCGCCCGCCTCGACGGCGCCCGCCTGGGCCTGGCCACCTGGAGCGACCGCAGCCGCTGCGCCGCCGGGTCCGTGGGCCGCTGCCGCTGA